In Pseudomonadales bacterium, the genomic stretch TGCTCAGCAGGCGGATCGCACCCTTGGTCATGCTGTACAGCGATCCGAACGGATAACCCTTGATGCCCATCGCCGACGAGAAGTTCACGATCGACCCCCCCGCCGCGCGGCGTGCGGCGCGTGGTTTCATCAGCGGCAGCGCGCTTTTGATGCCGAGGAATACGCCTTCGATGTTGGTGCGCGAGATCCAGCGCAACTCCTCGAGCGATGCTTCCTCGAGCGGCTTCACGAGCACCACGCCGGCGTTGTTCACCAGCACGTCGAGCCCACCGTGGTGACGCTCGATCGCGACCATCGCCTCCTGCCACTGCTGCTCGTCGCTCACGTCGAGTGCGACGAATTCGGCGTGTCCGCCGCTGGTGCGGATATCTGCCACCACAGCCTGCGCCGAGGCTGTCTGTGACGCAAGATCACTCATCACGACGGTCGCGCCTGCTGCGGCGAGCGTGCGGGCAACGGTGGCACCGATGCCGGCAGCGGCACCGGTAACCAGCGCAATCCGGTCGTGAAGGCTGAAGGTCTCCATGCCGACACACCCTACGCCGAGGCTCGGCCGCGCGGTATCAGCCAAAAGGATGGGATCGGGCGTCGGTGTGCAGGGCGTTGGTGTGCATTCAGTCGCGCGTGTGCAGGTCGGCGACGATGCGTGAGATCAGCTCGGCGCGGCCGGCCACGCCGGTCTTGCGGTAGATGTGCTGCAGGTGCGACTTGACGGTCGACAGGCCAAGCGTCAGCTCGTGTGCGATTGCCTTGTTGCCGACACCGGCAAGTACCAGCTCGAGCACGTCGAGCTCCCGGGACGTCACATGGTATTTCTGCGTGATGCTCTTGCGCTCGGTGATGCGCTTGGGCAGATACACGCTGCCGAGGGCGTATTCGAGAAACGTCTGCAGGTGGCGCAGGGTGGCCAGTTCCCCGGCGGAGAAGGCGCCCTGGTCCGCATCGCGCAGCATGGTGATCACGGCGACGATCTTGCCTTCCGAACGGAAAAACATGTCGGCCACGTAACGGAAGTTCATCGGCCCGAGGAATTCGCGGAAGTACGCGGAACTCTCGATTTCGTCGGGACTCATGATCGAGTCCATGTGCATGACGGTCTCCGCCGAGTTCTCGTGTCGCGCCGGATTCAGCGGGTCCATATGCATGTAACGCCGCTGGTAACGCTCGTCCTCGCGCCGTGCCAGATTGTGCGTGACCAGATCACGGTGGCGCATGTCCGGACCGACCAGAAAGAACGCCGAGGAACGGATCGGCAGGAAACCGTTGATCAGCTTCAGGCTCTGGTGCTGGAACTCGGCCAGCAGTTT encodes the following:
- a CDS encoding SDR family oxidoreductase — protein: METFSLHDRIALVTGAAAGIGATVARTLAAAGATVVMSDLASQTASAQAVVADIRTSGGHAEFVALDVSDEQQWQEAMVAIERHHGGLDVLVNNAGVVLVKPLEEASLEELRWISRTNIEGVFLGIKSALPLMKPRAARRAAGGSIVNFSSAMGIKGYPFGSLYSMTKGAIRLLSKSLALEFAQLGYNIRVNSLHPGLVDTGMVTRETEKLSQLGVMGTSTPQEMRQAFERLNPLGRLGSTQEIANAVLFLASDLSTFMNGAEMTVDGGETAQ
- a CDS encoding helix-turn-helix transcriptional regulator, whose amino-acid sequence is MANVPHWPPIVFLREQHCSPNRANGSMDTKTGTGAMTLDDSKFKPSWSTLHLFHGTRNERQLIDKTHVLFVFTPNASPVREQSGAVRMTSVELAKLLAEFQHQSLKLINGFLPIRSSAFFLVGPDMRHRDLVTHNLARREDERYQRRYMHMDPLNPARHENSAETVMHMDSIMSPDEIESSAYFREFLGPMNFRYVADMFFRSEGKIVAVITMLRDADQGAFSAGELATLRHLQTFLEYALGSVYLPKRITERKSITQKYHVTSRELDVLELVLAGVGNKAIAHELTLGLSTVKSHLQHIYRKTGVAGRAELISRIVADLHTRD